TTAACCATTTGACGCACGTCACGTTCCAGGTAGGTAAGTATGTAATTTGCATGCCATGTTGGTGGTTTTACATCCCTGTCATAGAGCGGGGGATAAAGGCCGGAAAATAGAAGACTGTCGAGAGAGGTTGTCTTCCTGCCTGCTTCCTGGAGTTCACTCAAGGCAAAAGGGAGCAGGTGTACAAAGCCTGCGCGTCCGGCAAGGCTCTGAGTAATGCGGGAAAGAAGGCCGAATTGTTGTGATCCTGTAAGTATGAAGAGTCCGCATCGCTTGTCTTTGTCGACAGTTCCCTGAATGTAGGAAAAAAGTTCCGGACAATTCTGTACCTCGTCGAGAACGGCGCCATCAGGATAGCTTGCAAGAAATCCCCGGGGATCAGTAGTGGCATATTCTCTTTGATCGAGTTCCTCCAGCGAAACATAGGGTTTGTCGCTGAAGAAATCCCGGACGAGCGTTGTTTTCCCCGATTGTCTGGGCCCTGTCACGGTCACAACGGGAAATCCCCGGGAAAGTGAGGCTAATGTATGGGCAGCCTGGCGCTTAATCATAATTTTGATTTTAGCACTTTTTTGCAAATTGTCAATGCAATTTACAATTTGCAAGAGCTTCTGATTGCAAATGTACACTGTCTGATATTATGGCTGAGCTTTACTTTAAGCAAAAAGTAGAACAGGGTTTAAAAGACATTGAAGAAGGCAAGGTTTTAAGCCATGAAGATAGTAAAAGCTTAAATATTTTAAAATCATAATAGTTCTGTGAAGATCAGTGTCGGAGAAACATCTTCAATGTTTTCAAACCTGTTGATCCTGTCAAAAGAAAAAAGATTTAAGGCTTGTTTTTAGACGGGATTAACGGGATTGACGGGATTGACGGGATTGACGGGATAAGGTCAAAGTCGTAGTGAGAATATTAGACACAGATTATTTATGACTGGCTTATGATTTTTACTGAAGGTATTACCTTGGTGTACTATAAGCTCTATCCCTTTTAATCATTCCTGTTGGCATCTCTCCCCATCTCTGGTATAAAAAGTGTATGAAAAAGAAGGAAATCCTTGAACTGATAAAAAAGACTGCCTCTCCTTTGAAGAGGCAGCTGCTTATGGTTTCTCTAATTAGTGCTCTCCTTGAAAAGAGAGGAAAAGTTCCACCCATTCTTATCGGTGGTTGCGCACTTTCTTATTATTCAAGAGAGGTCTATTTTACTGCTGACATTGATCTCGCCTGTAGCGACAGAGAAAGTCTCAATCAGGTCCTCATGGATTTGGGATTTCAAAAAGAAGGGCGCTACTGGTTTAATGATGATCTGGCTATTGCTGTTGAAGCGCCTGCCGGTATACTTGTCGATGAAGACGCTCCTCTGGAAGTAGTCGAGTTTGAAGAAGGTTTAAGTTGTCAAATACTGGGTATGGAAGATCTTCTTATTGACAGGATGAATGCTTGCAAACACTGGAAATCGGAATCTGATTGTGAAATGGTTGAATTGCTTGTAACCCGCTATAAAGAGATTCTTGACTGGGATTACCTGAAAAAGAAGGCATCCAGACCGGAAAATGATATCTATGAAGAATTGTTGGAAATGAAAAGGAAAGTAAACGATGAAAATCAGGAAAACTAAATATGAAGAGGTTTCTCCACTTGAGTTTCTTGCATTACGGGAAAAACTCAATATAGGCAGATACAAAAAAGAACGAAGCCGTGATGACGCAAAAAAGAAGCTTCTTCGTGAACTTGCCTTAAAAAAAATGGATGAAATAGAAAAAGATGATTATATTCTTGTAGGCGAGAGGAAGAGGCGACTCAAGATAGATTGAGGATCTTTTTAGTAAGAATCAGGGTAAATATTAATTGAAATCAGACACAGATTAACACTGATTTCTTTATGATTTGTACTGAAGATAAGAAGGTTTTAATCATATATTATCTGTAAAAATCAGTGTCCGGAAAATATTTTAGAATTTGAAATCCGGTAAATCCTGTTGATCCCGTCAAAAGAAAAAGATTTAAAAGCTTGTTTTTAGACGGGATTGACGGGATTGACGGGATAATGTCAAAGTCGTAGTGAGAATATTAAACACAGATTATTTATGATTGGTTTATGATTTTTACTGAAAAATGGTAGGTTTTTATCTTTAAAATCAGACTTTATCAGTGAAGATCAGTGTCCAGAAAAATGTTTTAGGTCTTGAAATCCAGTGAATCCTGTAAATCCCGTCAAAAGAAAAAAAGGTTTAAAGCTTGTTTTACACGGGACAGGCGGGATAGCCGGGGTAAAATCAGTATCAAAAAAAGATTTCCCTCCAGACTCTCCTCGGAGTCCTCTGCGCTAAATAAACTCCCACAGCTTCTATCCCTTCTTCCGTTCCCAAACTCTTGCAAAACAAATCCCCTTTGTTTTGAACAATATTGCTCTGTCTGACTATGAAAAAACTGAGCGTTCAAAAAAAGATATAGTTTGTATTTTATAATAATATCAGTGTGTTGCGGCTTGTAGCGTTACAATAGTGCTGTATGTGGCGCATTTATTTTATTGACAGATAATGAGAAAATATGTACTTCTATCATCGTTTATTTTTTCCTGTATTTTTTATATTCTTGGAAGTTTAAGGCCATTTTAATGGAAAATATAGGAATACGACGAAATACAGAACTTTCCGGCCAGATATACCTCACTTGATCAAAAAAGATTGATAGCGTTTTGCGGGATCAACGGCATGGAACAACAAATAGGGGAATATCGATAATGGTTAAGTTATTAAAAAATGGGAAAGTTGTCGGGACGGCAGTTGGTCGGAAAGTATTGCCGCAGTAAGCAATGCGCTTAAAAAACAGTGCAGGCCCAGTTGGGTGTTTTGGCATGATGTGTGCCGGGCAAGTATGAATTTTTCATAATGAATATTAAAAAATGGGAGGGAAAACGTATGAATCGTATCTGGAGCAAAGTTATTGTATATAGCTCCTTTCTTATGCTATTTAGCTCACAAGCGCAGGCATTTAAGGTTGATACCCATGTTTGGGTAGGGCAACAGGTCATCAATGACCTGGAAGATGACGGGAAGCTAACATTTAAATTTTTAAATCAATCATCAGTTGAAATAGCCGTAAACAGCGATATTACCAATGCTATTTTAAGTAACAAGTCTGACTTTTTGATGGGGAATATCGGTCCTGACGCTGTTCCTGATGTGGTAGCCGGTCAGATAGCCGTTCATCCCGGCGATACGGATTGGAAAACTAACGGTTGGCTAAATTATTTATTAGGCCGTACTTCCTATAGTGATGATGCCAAGGCCTTTGTTTACGGCTATCTCGGGCATGCCGCAGCCGATGTTTTTTCTCATACTTACGTCAACCAGTATGCAGGGGGCACTTTCCTTCTGACTGATGGAGAAATCCTGGTTGAAGAAAGGCATTTTATCCTGGAGGGCTTTATCAGCAAGCATCTTCCCCCTCTGAAAGACCACACAGGGGCAGATTTAGGTTCGCCATGGAGCCAGATAACACTTGATGACAACTTCGCCACCTTTGCCAGAGATGCCCTGATCTTTAATGACGAGGTTCAAGGTCAATACTGGCAGAATTCCACCGCCCCTCATCTAGCCGCTTACTACGATTACAGAAAGGCTATCCATGATCTCGCTGAAGATCCTATCTGGCATGAAATCGATATGCTGGCCGTGATGATTGTAGGTTATTTCTTCGATATCTCTATTTCTCCTGATGAAGCTGACAAGATTGTTAATGAGGCCCAGCCGATTATCGACACCTTTAATGGGACCATTCCTGATAATCTTCAGCAACTGGATCAGGCTTTATTTGATTTGTCCATGAAGTATGAGGGTAAGGGATTTGCGGCACTTGAACATGCCAATGCCGAGTTGGCCAGATTGGAAAATGATCTTCTGGCAAAAAAACAGGAATTGGATAATAAATTAGTAGAGCTTGCTCTTTTAACTATACCTGAATGTTGCGCTGAGGTTTGTGGTCCGTTTGGCATAGCGTGCGTAGATGTTTGTGAGCCAACTTGCATGGTTTTGCGAGGCCAAATAATTAATCAAATAAATGCACTAAATGATTTTATACACACTCTTGAAAATCAATTATTAGGTATAGAAGACGATTATCATGATGCTGTCAGAGCTGTCAGAGATAATGCTATTATTGCCGCCACTGCTGGTCTGAACATAAAAAATGCCATTATAGATCTCTTGCAGATCCCCTATGCCGATGCATCACCCATTCAAGCAACTTTAAGGTACTGGCGGGATGATGTTGACAAGGCCATGCTTGAATACGTTAAAGCGACGGGACAGACCATGCTTAATACAATGGATCCCAATGCAAGCGCCCTTGAACCGATCACCAATTGGTTCGATTGTTATCACAAGGGGATTATCGGTATACCCACCGCCATCTCCGGCTGTGAGTTCAAGGATTCAGTAGCAGAACTTAAAAATGCACTTGTCAATATAATTTCCATCATTGAAGAGTACTCAACTATGAAAAACGTACTTGGCACTCCCGGTTATACGGAACTAAAGAATCTCGAGCAACAAGTTGTAGATCTGTTTGTGGATGAGCTAAAAGAAGAAGCCGGTGAGCAGCTTTTAAGTATGCTACCCGAAGAGGTAGAGGACATTATTGAACTGATTGATGCAGACCCAAATGATGCGACCTTAAACCTGTATTTCACCAAGCCGGAATCTGGGTCTTACAAAGGACTTGTCATGATTCCTGATATGGCTGAGAGGGTAAAAGCTGAAATGTACTTGAAAGATGGAAAGTTTGATCCTGAAAGGTATGCCGTTGCCTATAATGCCATTGTGCTTGCCAAGCTTGCTCTGCTAGACAAGACTCAGTTAAACGAGTTGGCCACTCAGGCAGGGGTCGATTTGGATGAGTTCGGTGGAAACCTGTTTGATGAGGTAGACAACGCCGTTGCTGTTGCGTTTGAAAACATCGATGCTGATCATCAATGGATGGAAGATCCACCGCCAGTACCGAATACACTGGGACTGCCCTTTGAAACAGCAACTTCATTTGTCTCAGAAACCGGATTTTTGCTCTGGAAAGACAAGGAGAGAGCAAGAGACAAAATGTTCCGTTCTCTTTTCATCGGCCCTCTGTCTCCAGGTATTGATGCACCCAATGAAATAGGAAAGGCCCCTGTTATCAGCAGCGATTATCCCTATAAGCCTTGTTTTGCCCATCCTTATCCCGATGATATTTATGATACGACTTGTACTGACATGATGAGTTTTCCTGTTGTCGTCGTTACGGATGGTGTGGGCCAGGTAACAAGTGCTGATGGCATGATAAGCTGCGGGAGCGATTGTGAGGAATCTTATACTGTTAACACAGTTGTTACCCTGACGGCTACACCTGGAGTTCACTACGATTTTACTGGGTGGGAAGGTGGTGGTTGCGCTGGTGTTACACCATGTACTGTAACCATTGATAAATATCAGCTTGTAAGAGCGAACTTTACCAAAAAGATTTATAATTTAATGATCTCGAAAACAGGATCCGGTACCGGTACTATTTCAAGTGCATCTATCGGGATAAATTGTGGGGAG
Above is a genomic segment from Deltaproteobacteria bacterium containing:
- a CDS encoding zinc dependent phospholipase C family protein; the encoded protein is MNRIWSKVIVYSSFLMLFSSQAQAFKVDTHVWVGQQVINDLEDDGKLTFKFLNQSSVEIAVNSDITNAILSNKSDFLMGNIGPDAVPDVVAGQIAVHPGDTDWKTNGWLNYLLGRTSYSDDAKAFVYGYLGHAAADVFSHTYVNQYAGGTFLLTDGEILVEERHFILEGFISKHLPPLKDHTGADLGSPWSQITLDDNFATFARDALIFNDEVQGQYWQNSTAPHLAAYYDYRKAIHDLAEDPIWHEIDMLAVMIVGYFFDISISPDEADKIVNEAQPIIDTFNGTIPDNLQQLDQALFDLSMKYEGKGFAALEHANAELARLENDLLAKKQELDNKLVELALLTIPECCAEVCGPFGIACVDVCEPTCMVLRGQIINQINALNDFIHTLENQLLGIEDDYHDAVRAVRDNAIIAATAGLNIKNAIIDLLQIPYADASPIQATLRYWRDDVDKAMLEYVKATGQTMLNTMDPNASALEPITNWFDCYHKGIIGIPTAISGCEFKDSVAELKNALVNIISIIEEYSTMKNVLGTPGYTELKNLEQQVVDLFVDELKEEAGEQLLSMLPEEVEDIIELIDADPNDATLNLYFTKPESGSYKGLVMIPDMAERVKAEMYLKDGKFDPERYAVAYNAIVLAKLALLDKTQLNELATQAGVDLDEFGGNLFDEVDNAVAVAFENIDADHQWMEDPPPVPNTLGLPFETATSFVSETGFLLWKDKERARDKMFRSLFIGPLSPGIDAPNEIGKAPVISSDYPYKPCFAHPYPDDIYDTTCTDMMSFPVVVVTDGVGQVTSADGMISCGSDCEESYTVNTVVTLTATPGVHYDFTGWEGGGCAGVTPCTVTIDKYQLVRANFTKKIYNLMISKTGSGTGTISSASIGINCGENCSYGYEAENSVTLTAKPDICCEFRGWNVAGCGGLDCSISMNSPLTVSAEFQPATDLVRIKETLMPFNSIQAAYEYAHNAGMTTVTIQSKAVEFAETVDLRWPISVTLEGGYNWNYTVADNVTILNGDINVSNGSANIASFVLQ
- a CDS encoding nucleotidyltransferase family protein; translation: MKKKEILELIKKTASPLKRQLLMVSLISALLEKRGKVPPILIGGCALSYYSREVYFTADIDLACSDRESLNQVLMDLGFQKEGRYWFNDDLAIAVEAPAGILVDEDAPLEVVEFEEGLSCQILGMEDLLIDRMNACKHWKSESDCEMVELLVTRYKEILDWDYLKKKASRPENDIYEELLEMKRKVNDENQEN